The Vibrio echinoideorum genome includes a region encoding these proteins:
- a CDS encoding DUF3413 domain-containing protein: MVDSANSYSDRVSRLVGWGHWFAFFNIIAAMLIGTRYITQSAWPETLLGQFYLAASWVGHFGFLVFALYLLVLFPLTFVLPSRKLLRLVAVCFATIGLTVLLIDTQTYQNINLHLTPVVWEVLFSGEESAFTSDLQHLFIVMPLIFLLQLGLSEWVWRKQRKLSHKHIGRPITAVFFLCFISSHLTYMWADAFFYNPITSQKANFPLSYPMTAKSFMEKHGLLDREEYLQRLEANKENVNLVSYPLEKIQYNRRSDDLNILMVSVNNLRSDALNATAMPNSYAFSQQAINFTNHYSSSNDMFGIFGLFYGLPSSYSSSIREQGSSAVLFDVLDNHNYKFAAFSGDNFDDPLYSEIIFRGRDMMTEHATYDDQSAIQAWSDWVQSPTTKGPWFNFIELTTLDNFSNYDSSSATELSTEERFAADYEKSAQAADNQLATIYAELERLKLSDNTVVIITSNHGTEFNETKTNSWGANSNYSRYQLQVPLFISWPGKSASEYTHRSSHLDVSVTLMQELLGVSSNPTDFSSGRSLFDERNRKWILAGDSRELALVTSKQTTVLDKFGNYKLYDENYKRLKDVSPRLPVLMQGLTELQRFYTKND, from the coding sequence ATGGTAGACAGCGCAAACTCATATAGCGATCGTGTATCTCGACTGGTTGGTTGGGGTCATTGGTTTGCATTTTTCAACATCATTGCGGCGATGTTGATCGGTACTCGTTATATTACTCAATCGGCTTGGCCAGAAACCCTGCTGGGTCAATTCTATTTGGCCGCATCATGGGTTGGTCATTTTGGCTTTTTAGTCTTCGCTCTCTATCTATTAGTGCTGTTCCCACTCACTTTTGTTCTTCCGTCGAGGAAGTTATTACGTTTGGTTGCCGTTTGCTTTGCGACCATAGGTTTAACTGTCCTATTGATTGATACCCAAACGTATCAAAATATAAACCTCCACCTAACGCCTGTCGTATGGGAGGTTTTATTCAGTGGGGAGGAATCTGCATTTACTTCTGATTTGCAGCACCTCTTCATTGTTATGCCGCTAATCTTCTTATTACAGTTAGGCCTATCTGAATGGGTCTGGCGTAAACAACGTAAACTGTCTCATAAACACATCGGCCGACCAATTACGGCAGTCTTCTTTTTGTGTTTCATCAGTAGCCACCTTACTTATATGTGGGCTGATGCGTTTTTCTATAATCCAATTACAAGCCAAAAAGCCAACTTCCCACTGTCTTACCCAATGACAGCGAAAAGCTTTATGGAAAAACATGGCCTATTAGACCGTGAAGAGTATCTGCAGCGCTTAGAAGCCAACAAAGAAAACGTAAACTTAGTTAGCTATCCGCTCGAAAAGATTCAATACAATCGACGCAGTGATGATCTAAACATCCTGATGGTGAGCGTAAATAACCTGCGTTCTGATGCATTAAACGCGACAGCAATGCCTAATAGCTATGCTTTCTCGCAACAAGCGATCAACTTTACCAATCACTACAGCTCTAGTAACGATATGTTTGGTATTTTTGGCTTGTTCTATGGGCTACCAAGCAGCTACTCAAGCAGCATCAGAGAACAAGGCTCAAGCGCCGTTTTATTCGATGTATTGGACAATCATAATTATAAGTTTGCGGCGTTCAGCGGTGATAACTTCGACGATCCACTGTACTCGGAAATCATTTTCCGTGGCCGTGATATGATGACAGAGCATGCCACTTACGATGACCAAAGTGCTATTCAAGCTTGGTCTGATTGGGTGCAGTCACCAACAACTAAAGGCCCTTGGTTCAATTTTATCGAGCTCACTACGCTGGATAACTTCTCGAATTACGATTCAAGTTCAGCTACCGAGTTGAGCACTGAAGAGCGCTTTGCTGCTGATTACGAAAAATCAGCACAAGCGGCTGACAACCAACTGGCTACTATTTATGCTGAGTTAGAACGTTTAAAACTTAGCGATAATACCGTCGTCATCATTACTTCGAATCACGGCACTGAATTTAACGAAACCAAGACCAACAGCTGGGGTGCAAACTCTAACTACAGTCGCTACCAGTTGCAGGTTCCTTTGTTTATTAGCTGGCCTGGTAAATCTGCCTCGGAATACACACATCGTTCAAGCCACTTGGATGTATCTGTTACACTAATGCAAGAACTGCTGGGTGTATCTTCGAACCCAACGGATTTCAGTAGCGGCCGCAGTCTGTTTGATGAGCGCAATAGAAAGTGGATACTAGCGGGCGATTCTCGTGAACTAGCTCTTGTTACCAGCAAGCAAACAACAGTGCTCGATAAGTTTGGCAACTACAAACTGTACGACGAAAATTATAAGCGCCTAAAAGATGTAAGCCCTCGCTTACCAGTATTGATGCAAGGCCTAACTGAGCTGCAGCGTTTTTACACAAAAAATGACTAA
- a CDS encoding DnaJ C-terminal domain-containing protein, translated as MSKRDYYEVLGVSKSSSKKEIKKAYKKLAMKYHPDKNPDDARAEESFKEVKEAYEILTNVEKRQEYDRFGHAAFDNSGSGQRQQHSGQGGFEDMFGGGFRQQNQGFSGGGFGGFEDIFSQARGGGRARPRKGQDLEFNLTVDFVDAVKGTDKIVELPMNGQQKKINVKIPAGIKDGEKIRFSGKGGLSANGGPAGDLLIVIKTRPHPVLKREENNLICTSHIDMVTAALGGEVEVNVFDNKFKLKMPAGTQSGRKFKISGRGVTDRKGVTGDLLVSIHVDTPTQLTDQQKELLEQFKATL; from the coding sequence ATGTCCAAAAGAGATTATTATGAAGTGTTAGGTGTCTCTAAGTCTTCCTCGAAAAAAGAAATCAAGAAAGCTTATAAGAAACTCGCCATGAAATATCATCCGGATAAAAATCCAGATGATGCGCGCGCAGAAGAGAGCTTTAAAGAAGTTAAAGAAGCATACGAGATTTTAACCAACGTAGAAAAACGTCAAGAGTACGATAGATTTGGTCATGCTGCGTTTGACAACAGCGGTTCTGGTCAGCGCCAACAACACTCTGGCCAGGGTGGCTTTGAAGATATGTTTGGTGGTGGGTTCAGACAACAAAATCAAGGTTTTAGCGGTGGTGGCTTCGGTGGTTTTGAAGATATCTTTTCACAAGCAAGAGGCGGTGGTCGCGCGCGTCCTAGAAAAGGGCAAGATCTTGAGTTCAATCTGACCGTTGATTTTGTTGACGCGGTAAAAGGGACTGACAAAATCGTTGAACTGCCAATGAATGGGCAGCAAAAGAAGATTAACGTTAAGATTCCTGCTGGGATAAAAGACGGAGAAAAAATCCGATTTTCTGGAAAAGGCGGACTTAGTGCTAACGGTGGACCCGCGGGTGATTTGTTAATCGTCATAAAAACGCGCCCCCACCCAGTATTAAAAAGAGAAGAAAACAATCTAATCTGTACTAGCCATATTGATATGGTAACTGCGGCACTCGGTGGCGAAGTTGAAGTCAATGTATTCGACAATAAATTTAAACTTAAAATGCCCGCAGGCACACAGAGCGGACGCAAATTTAAAATTTCAGGTAGAGGTGTTACCGACCGTAAAGGTGTCACCGGCGATTTATTGGTCAGCATTCACGTAGATACACCGACCCAATTAACGGATCAACAAAAAGAACTTTTAGAGCAGTTCAAAGCAACACTTTAA
- a CDS encoding SDR family oxidoreductase, with amino-acid sequence MSVIFITGANRGIGLSLTQQYLKGNHKVYATYRDANSAKELLSLADHNSNLTCIQLEITDYQAVGQLPSQMEPIDILINNAGYYGPKGYGLGNTDVEEWRRVFEVNTIAPLKLVETLLPLLKSGNVKKIACLSSKVGSMTENTSGGGYIYRSSKAALNSVVKSLSNDLTQDGFTVLALHPGWVQTEMGGPNALIDTDTSASGLINVIKSSNTEVSGHFFNFDGTEIDW; translated from the coding sequence ATGAGCGTTATTTTCATTACTGGAGCAAATCGCGGCATTGGCTTGAGCCTAACCCAGCAGTACTTAAAAGGTAACCACAAAGTGTACGCGACTTATCGTGATGCCAATTCAGCAAAAGAACTGCTCTCTCTCGCAGACCACAACAGCAACCTGACCTGTATTCAATTAGAGATAACCGATTATCAAGCAGTAGGCCAACTCCCTTCGCAAATGGAACCGATTGATATCTTGATCAACAACGCTGGCTACTATGGTCCTAAAGGTTATGGGCTGGGTAATACCGATGTCGAAGAGTGGCGCCGTGTATTCGAAGTCAACACTATTGCTCCGCTGAAACTTGTCGAAACGCTATTACCTCTGCTCAAAAGTGGTAATGTGAAGAAGATCGCTTGTCTGTCTTCAAAAGTCGGCAGTATGACAGAGAACACATCAGGCGGTGGTTACATCTACCGTTCGTCTAAAGCTGCTCTCAATTCAGTTGTGAAGAGTTTAAGTAACGACCTAACCCAAGACGGCTTTACTGTGTTGGCACTACACCCAGGCTGGGTACAGACCGAAATGGGCGGGCCTAACGCTTTGATAGACACCGACACCTCTGCTTCAGGCCTTATCAACGTTATAAAATCATCGAACACCGAAGTGAGTGGTCACTTCTTTAATTTCGATGGCACTGAAATCGATTGGTAG
- a CDS encoding DNA topoisomerase III, giving the protein MSRLIIAEKPSLGRAIAAALPNPQKKDQGFIKCGNGDVVTWCIGHLLEQVEPDAYDDRYKKWNLADLPIVPEQWQLRPRKTSSKQLTVIRKLLKDATQIVHAGDPDREGQLLVDEVIDYCKVSKAKKESMDRLLISDLNLPAVKRALSQMRSNRDFIPLSISALARSRADWLYGMNMTRAYTLLGQKAGYQGVLSVGRVQTPVLGLVVRRDEEIENFIPKDYFTLHALIPYQNNGQSFDIRARWKPSEACKPWQDEEGRVLNRKLVENVANRITNQPATVTESEQKQSKQAAPLPYSLSALQIDASKRFGMSAQQVLDTCQSLYEKHKLITYPRSDSRYLPKDHYSQRESVVDAIANNAKELQSGVQGADLSLKSKAWNDSKVDAHHAIIPTPKKSSVNGLSANEMKIYQQIARQYLMQFYPSAIFADAKLVFDIAGGVFIAKGRQLINPGWKVLMGKTDTEEKGDGTDTVPPLDKGTVLNCREGIIGDKKTEPPKHFTEATLLQAMTGIARFVANKDLKAILKETDGLGTEATRAGILDTLFKRQLLTRQGKSIHSSPAGRGLINALPEDSTFPDMTAHWEHQLQGMAERNQAYQPFMQALESKIDGLMGKVKTGEVPESLRHLPKVERPAFKRRKAGGTRKKTYAKKGTKS; this is encoded by the coding sequence ATGTCTCGTCTTATCATTGCTGAAAAACCAAGCCTAGGCCGCGCGATTGCCGCCGCACTACCGAATCCACAGAAGAAAGACCAAGGGTTTATCAAATGTGGCAATGGGGATGTGGTGACTTGGTGTATTGGACACTTATTGGAGCAGGTTGAGCCGGACGCTTATGATGACCGTTATAAGAAGTGGAACTTAGCCGATCTTCCCATCGTGCCGGAACAATGGCAGTTGAGGCCTCGTAAGACGTCAAGCAAACAGCTCACGGTGATCCGAAAGCTATTGAAGGACGCGACACAAATTGTCCATGCGGGTGACCCGGATAGAGAAGGGCAACTGCTAGTCGATGAAGTGATCGACTACTGCAAGGTGTCCAAGGCCAAGAAAGAGTCGATGGACAGGCTGCTGATCAGCGATTTGAACTTACCAGCCGTGAAGCGTGCGCTCTCTCAAATGCGCAGCAATCGCGATTTTATCCCACTGTCTATTTCCGCTTTAGCACGCTCTAGAGCTGATTGGCTGTATGGTATGAACATGACTCGTGCTTACACCTTGCTTGGTCAAAAAGCCGGTTACCAAGGCGTGTTGTCAGTAGGGCGAGTGCAAACCCCTGTACTTGGTTTGGTGGTGAGACGTGATGAAGAAATCGAAAACTTCATTCCGAAAGATTACTTTACTCTGCATGCTTTGATCCCTTATCAAAATAACGGCCAGAGCTTTGATATTCGAGCGCGTTGGAAACCAAGCGAAGCATGTAAACCATGGCAAGATGAAGAAGGCCGCGTGCTCAATCGAAAGCTGGTTGAGAACGTTGCTAACCGAATTACGAACCAACCCGCGACGGTGACGGAATCAGAGCAAAAGCAAAGTAAACAAGCTGCGCCGTTGCCTTATTCGTTGTCAGCTTTGCAAATTGATGCGTCTAAGCGTTTTGGTATGAGTGCTCAACAGGTACTCGACACTTGTCAGTCGTTGTACGAGAAGCACAAACTCATCACTTACCCACGTTCTGACAGCCGCTATCTACCTAAAGATCACTACTCACAAAGAGAGTCGGTCGTGGATGCTATCGCTAACAATGCGAAAGAGCTACAAAGTGGTGTTCAAGGTGCGGATCTTTCTCTTAAATCAAAAGCATGGAACGACAGCAAGGTTGATGCTCACCACGCGATAATCCCAACACCGAAGAAATCATCGGTGAATGGCCTGTCTGCCAATGAGATGAAAATCTATCAGCAAATTGCTCGTCAGTATCTAATGCAATTCTACCCGTCTGCCATTTTTGCCGATGCCAAGTTAGTTTTTGATATCGCTGGTGGCGTGTTCATTGCCAAAGGACGTCAGCTTATCAATCCAGGTTGGAAAGTGTTAATGGGCAAAACGGATACTGAAGAGAAAGGTGATGGTACGGATACGGTGCCTCCATTAGATAAAGGAACGGTACTCAATTGCCGTGAAGGAATTATTGGAGACAAAAAGACTGAGCCACCAAAACACTTCACGGAAGCGACCTTGCTACAAGCGATGACAGGTATTGCGCGTTTTGTCGCGAACAAAGACCTTAAAGCCATTTTGAAAGAGACCGATGGCCTTGGCACAGAAGCAACCCGAGCGGGTATTCTAGATACTTTATTCAAGAGACAACTGTTAACGCGACAAGGTAAAAGCATCCACAGTAGCCCGGCGGGAAGAGGCTTGATTAATGCTTTACCTGAGGACTCGACCTTTCCCGACATGACGGCTCACTGGGAGCATCAGTTGCAAGGAATGGCTGAACGAAACCAAGCGTATCAACCTTTCATGCAAGCATTAGAAAGTAAGATTGATGGTTTGATGGGTAAAGTGAAAACGGGAGAAGTCCCTGAGTCACTGCGTCATCTTCCTAAAGTGGAAAGACCGGCCTTTAAGCGCCGTAAAGCTGGTGGGACAAGGAAGAAGACTTACGCTAAGAAAGGTACTAAAAGCTAA
- a CDS encoding NnrS family protein, with translation MKDLNENPNSGVSMTAFFELAFRPFFLFASLFSIAALVGWAAFWNGSATLNVYGGAMWWHIHEMLFGFSATVVVGFLLTAVQNWTGVRSINGRGLMLLLAIWLCARVAMFLPGVLSPWLIAALDLLFLPIAMISLAHNIISVKLWRNLLFIPILLLMTVANAAMHYGVLFNQPALIPQASTSMVLLVTLVMCIMGGRVFPMFTANGTKTPRTPSLPWLEKLSIVSTIIAVVLSFQILPVAQGIVATVFIVSGVANALRAVRWKIWVAFKTPLVWSLHLSYWAISLGLILFGVSIISPLVTQSQAIHALTVGGMGVMILSMISRVSLGHTGRTIAIGKIMTAALIAIVFAFIVRVFGGYFTHNIVSIITLSSALWVAAYSCFVVLYLPILIKPKA, from the coding sequence ATGAAAGATTTAAATGAAAACCCCAATAGCGGCGTCTCAATGACGGCATTTTTTGAACTCGCGTTTCGACCATTTTTTTTGTTTGCGTCACTTTTTAGTATTGCGGCATTAGTTGGTTGGGCCGCTTTTTGGAATGGCAGCGCAACTCTAAATGTTTATGGCGGAGCAATGTGGTGGCACATTCATGAGATGTTGTTTGGTTTTTCTGCCACGGTCGTGGTTGGTTTTCTATTGACGGCCGTACAAAACTGGACGGGTGTCCGCAGTATTAATGGGCGTGGATTGATGTTACTTCTGGCTATCTGGTTGTGCGCGAGAGTGGCAATGTTCTTGCCTGGAGTTCTAAGTCCATGGTTAATAGCTGCGCTTGATTTACTGTTTCTGCCCATCGCTATGATCTCTCTTGCTCACAATATTATCAGTGTGAAACTTTGGCGAAACTTACTGTTCATTCCTATCTTGCTGCTAATGACGGTTGCCAATGCCGCAATGCATTATGGTGTTCTATTTAATCAACCAGCTTTGATTCCACAAGCTAGTACAAGCATGGTGCTGTTGGTCACTTTAGTGATGTGCATTATGGGGGGACGAGTCTTCCCTATGTTTACCGCAAATGGCACAAAGACACCACGAACTCCTTCATTACCATGGCTTGAAAAGCTGAGCATAGTCAGCACGATCATCGCCGTTGTGCTGAGCTTTCAGATACTTCCAGTTGCACAAGGCATCGTTGCTACCGTGTTTATTGTCAGTGGTGTGGCAAATGCGCTTAGGGCAGTAAGGTGGAAAATATGGGTGGCTTTTAAGACGCCGCTTGTGTGGTCTTTACACCTTAGTTATTGGGCTATTTCATTAGGGCTGATCTTATTTGGTGTTTCGATTATCTCGCCATTAGTCACGCAATCACAAGCCATTCATGCCTTAACCGTTGGTGGAATGGGTGTGATGATCTTGTCGATGATCTCACGTGTGTCGCTAGGACATACCGGTCGAACTATCGCGATTGGAAAAATAATGACCGCGGCGTTAATCGCCATTGTCTTTGCCTTTATTGTGCGAGTGTTTGGCGGGTACTTTACCCATAATATTGTCTCTATCATCACCTTATCCAGTGCTCTGTGGGTCGCTGCATACAGTTGTTTCGTTGTGTTGTACTTACCAATTCTAATAAAACCAAAAGCTTAA
- a CDS encoding RrF2 family transcriptional regulator produces the protein MHITRYTDYSLRVLIYLAINNQSLSTIGDIANSYGISKNHLMKIVQQLNLKGHLIATRGKNGGLKLSCPPSQINIGTLVRELEDKRNLVECFGEDNSCVITPNCQLKTIFAEAQECFYKSLDAYSLQDLLGEGHSYKLGQLLAVEVI, from the coding sequence ATGCATATCACGCGTTATACCGACTACTCCCTGCGAGTTTTGATCTATTTAGCGATCAACAACCAATCTCTTAGCACCATTGGCGACATTGCTAACAGTTATGGCATTTCTAAAAACCATTTAATGAAGATTGTTCAGCAACTTAACCTCAAAGGGCATTTAATCGCCACCCGAGGCAAAAATGGTGGCTTGAAACTAAGTTGCCCTCCTAGTCAGATCAACATAGGTACGTTAGTTCGAGAGTTAGAAGATAAGCGTAACTTGGTTGAATGCTTTGGCGAAGATAATAGTTGTGTCATTACACCAAATTGCCAATTGAAAACTATCTTTGCTGAAGCTCAAGAGTGTTTTTACAAAAGCTTAGACGCTTATAGCTTGCAAGATCTTCTCGGCGAAGGGCACAGCTATAAGTTAGGACAACTCTTGGCTGTTGAAGTTATTTAA
- a CDS encoding DUF3080 domain-containing protein: protein MNVRPLSNLPRRLILFFLTMALSGCFNDSPGDIFDDYQTKIARVQDADELEDSWEFESLPRKRELFIEVPSLSIGLIDSYQLRQCGLFNLIAERNSVLGKVADEFRNYDYQVALIKGIGKCLSVSELDINIVELLKDIEQQKLTQLPLHKWNLIYTSEAMQSQMRSSQWLRADIGDQVRQTSDALKHINKALDAPLVSGETTEVQEVLEKSSTLGDLYYSLARASVELDTITKQLTTFDGNIICGKQRDTTKFRYLNNVFEQQYIGQVQPYMAQLDGYYQQLAPQLALFDAQSELHSYYFPIQDAHQAFRTSTRRHVDYWQKLFERCGRKVGR, encoded by the coding sequence ATGAATGTTCGCCCTCTCTCAAACTTACCAAGACGTCTAATACTATTTTTTCTTACTATGGCGCTTTCTGGATGTTTTAATGATAGTCCCGGCGACATCTTCGATGACTATCAGACCAAGATAGCCAGAGTACAAGATGCCGATGAATTGGAAGACAGTTGGGAATTTGAAAGCTTACCGAGAAAGCGAGAACTGTTTATCGAAGTTCCTTCGCTCTCTATCGGGCTTATCGACAGCTATCAACTTCGTCAGTGTGGGTTGTTCAATCTGATTGCGGAAAGAAACTCCGTACTTGGAAAAGTTGCGGACGAGTTTCGTAATTACGATTATCAAGTCGCCCTCATTAAAGGTATCGGTAAATGTCTATCAGTTAGTGAGTTAGACATCAATATCGTTGAACTACTGAAAGATATCGAGCAACAGAAACTCACGCAGCTCCCCTTGCACAAATGGAACCTCATCTATACCAGTGAGGCAATGCAATCCCAAATGCGCAGTAGTCAGTGGTTACGTGCTGATATTGGTGATCAGGTACGGCAAACCAGCGATGCCCTAAAACATATCAACAAAGCGTTAGACGCGCCGCTCGTTTCCGGCGAGACCACTGAGGTTCAAGAAGTATTAGAGAAGAGTTCGACCCTTGGGGATTTGTATTATTCGCTAGCTCGTGCTTCGGTTGAACTTGATACTATCACTAAACAGCTGACAACTTTTGATGGCAACATCATCTGCGGTAAGCAACGAGACACAACGAAATTTCGCTACCTTAACAATGTGTTCGAGCAACAATATATTGGTCAGGTTCAACCTTACATGGCGCAACTGGATGGCTATTATCAGCAGTTAGCCCCGCAACTTGCCCTGTTTGACGCTCAGTCTGAACTGCACAGTTATTACTTTCCTATCCAAGATGCACATCAAGCCTTTCGAACATCAACTCGCCGCCATGTAGACTACTGGCAGAAGTTATTTGAGCGCTGCGGGCGCAAAGTCGGTCGTTAA
- the dnaK gene encoding molecular chaperone DnaK, giving the protein MSKIIGIDLGTTNSCVSVLDGETPRIIENAEGERTTASVVGYTDGETLVGQPAKRQAVTNPENTLFAIKRLIGRRFKDKEVQRDIEIMPYKIVEAENGDAWVEAKGQSMSASQVSAEILKKMKKSAEDFLGEKVTGAVITVPAYFNDAQRQATKDAGRIAGLEVKRIINEPTAAALAYGLDKNEGDRTVAVYDLGGGTFDISIIEIDEADGEKTFEVLATNGDTHLGGEDFDNRMINYLVNEFKKEQGIDLKNDPLAMQRVKEAAEKAKIELSSTQQTDVNLPYVTADASGPKHMNVKVTRSKLESLVDDLVQRSLEPLKVALADAELSISDIDDVILVGGQTRMPMVQKKVTEFFGKEPRKDVNPDEAVAMGAAVQGGILVGDVKDVLLLDVTPLSLGIETMGGVMTKLVEKNTTIPTKANQIFSTAEDNQSAVTIHVLQGERKQAGLNQSLGQFNLEGIQSAPRGLPQIEVTFDLNADGILNVSATDKLTGQEQKITIQASGGLSDAEIEKMVQEADKKFEDLVVARNQADQLIHATRKQLEEVGSSLAADDKQQIETAISELENACTLDDKEAIDSKTQALTAAVKKLTEHTQQQAQSNANDAQSNVDDGVVEADFEEMK; this is encoded by the coding sequence ATGAGTAAAATTATTGGCATCGATTTAGGTACAACTAACTCTTGTGTTTCTGTATTAGATGGAGAGACACCTCGTATTATCGAAAATGCAGAGGGCGAACGTACAACAGCATCTGTTGTAGGGTATACCGATGGTGAGACATTGGTTGGTCAACCAGCAAAGCGTCAAGCTGTAACCAACCCTGAAAACACATTGTTTGCAATTAAGCGTCTGATTGGACGTCGCTTCAAAGATAAAGAAGTGCAGCGTGATATTGAAATCATGCCTTATAAAATCGTAGAAGCGGAGAATGGTGACGCGTGGGTTGAAGCAAAAGGTCAATCAATGTCTGCATCTCAAGTTTCAGCTGAAATTCTAAAGAAAATGAAGAAATCAGCGGAAGACTTCCTAGGTGAGAAGGTTACTGGCGCGGTTATCACAGTCCCTGCCTATTTTAACGATGCACAGCGTCAAGCAACAAAAGATGCAGGTCGTATCGCTGGTTTAGAAGTTAAACGTATTATTAACGAGCCAACAGCAGCTGCACTAGCATACGGTCTTGATAAAAACGAAGGTGACCGCACCGTTGCAGTTTATGACTTGGGCGGTGGTACATTTGATATTTCAATCATTGAGATTGATGAAGCTGATGGCGAAAAAACCTTCGAAGTGCTTGCGACAAATGGTGACACTCATCTAGGTGGTGAAGACTTCGATAACAGAATGATTAATTACTTGGTTAATGAATTCAAAAAAGAACAGGGTATTGATCTTAAGAATGATCCTCTAGCCATGCAGCGTGTCAAAGAAGCGGCTGAAAAAGCAAAGATTGAACTGTCTTCAACTCAGCAAACAGATGTGAATCTTCCTTATGTTACTGCTGATGCTTCAGGGCCTAAACATATGAACGTAAAAGTAACACGTTCTAAGTTGGAATCACTTGTTGATGACCTTGTGCAACGTTCTTTAGAACCATTGAAGGTTGCTTTGGCAGATGCTGAACTTTCTATATCTGATATTGATGATGTCATTTTGGTGGGCGGTCAAACACGCATGCCGATGGTGCAAAAAAAGGTAACAGAATTCTTCGGCAAAGAGCCACGCAAAGATGTTAACCCTGATGAAGCCGTTGCTATGGGTGCAGCTGTACAAGGTGGCATACTTGTAGGTGATGTTAAAGATGTATTGTTACTGGACGTTACGCCGCTATCTCTTGGTATAGAAACCATGGGCGGAGTGATGACCAAACTAGTAGAGAAAAACACAACAATTCCAACAAAAGCGAATCAAATATTCTCTACAGCGGAAGATAACCAAAGCGCAGTGACGATTCATGTCTTACAAGGCGAGCGTAAACAAGCTGGATTAAATCAATCTTTAGGACAATTTAACCTAGAAGGTATTCAATCTGCACCTCGTGGTTTACCTCAAATTGAAGTGACCTTTGATTTGAATGCTGATGGCATTTTAAATGTGTCTGCGACAGACAAGCTAACGGGTCAAGAGCAAAAAATCACTATTCAAGCTTCTGGTGGTTTGAGTGATGCTGAGATTGAGAAAATGGTTCAAGAAGCAGATAAAAAATTCGAAGATTTAGTTGTTGCTCGAAACCAAGCGGACCAATTAATTCATGCTACTCGCAAGCAATTAGAAGAAGTAGGCTCAAGCCTGGCTGCTGATGATAAACAACAGATCGAAACAGCGATATCAGAACTTGAAAATGCATGTACTTTGGATGACAAAGAAGCTATTGATAGCAAAACGCAAGCTCTTACTGCTGCAGTGAAAAAATTAACAGAACATACTCAACAACAAGCACAATCAAATGCGAACGACGCACAGTCAAACGTAGATGATGGTGTAGTTGAAGCTGACTTTGAAGAAATGAAATAA
- a CDS encoding histone deacetylase family protein, with the protein MIPLIYHPIYSQLPLPEGHRYPINKYQLLHSAVEALMDSDPLWKSQFEIFQPTPVSVEQVKQVHDSEYVDLLVSGNLPAAKMRRIGFPWSEQLIERTLYSSGGTCLAAEMAIESGFAIHLSGGYHHAHHDFGSGFCLLNDLVLAAKHALTFEHIDKVLIVDSDVHHGDGTATLCAGSDDIITLSFHCDKNFPARKPLSDLDVPLSRETEDEEFLRCFVQVTKLAIVHHQPDLIIYDAGIDIHKDDELGYLNVSTQGIFERDCFMIELAKSESIPMACVVGGGYRTQHQDLVPIHMQLLKAAFTVSS; encoded by the coding sequence ATGATTCCTTTAATTTACCACCCAATCTATTCGCAGTTACCTTTACCAGAAGGTCATCGTTACCCAATCAACAAATATCAGTTGTTACACAGTGCTGTTGAAGCGTTAATGGATAGCGATCCTCTATGGAAGAGCCAGTTTGAAATCTTCCAGCCTACGCCGGTTTCGGTTGAACAGGTAAAACAGGTTCACGATAGTGAGTATGTGGATTTGCTTGTTTCTGGTAATTTGCCCGCGGCCAAAATGAGACGCATCGGTTTCCCGTGGAGTGAACAACTTATTGAGAGAACGCTTTATTCAAGTGGTGGAACTTGCTTAGCCGCTGAAATGGCGATAGAGAGTGGTTTCGCGATTCATTTGAGTGGTGGTTATCATCACGCACACCATGATTTTGGTAGCGGCTTTTGTTTGTTGAACGATCTGGTGTTAGCGGCAAAACATGCGCTGACCTTTGAACATATCGATAAAGTGCTTATCGTCGACAGCGATGTTCACCATGGTGATGGTACTGCAACGTTATGCGCAGGTAGTGACGACATCATTACTTTGTCGTTTCACTGCGATAAGAACTTCCCTGCACGCAAACCGTTATCCGATTTAGATGTGCCATTAAGCCGTGAAACAGAAGATGAAGAGTTTTTACGTTGTTTTGTACAAGTCACTAAGTTAGCGATTGTTCACCATCAACCTGATCTCATTATTTATGATGCAGGTATCGACATTCATAAAGACGATGAACTGGGTTACTTGAATGTTTCTACGCAAGGGATATTTGAACGCGACTGCTTCATGATTGAATTAGCGAAATCAGAATCTATTCCAATGGCGTGTGTTGTGGGTGGCGGGTATCGCACTCAACATCAAGATCTGGTGCCGATTCATATGCAGTTATTGAAGGCCGCATTTACTGTCAGCAGTTGA